The Ipomoea triloba cultivar NCNSP0323 chromosome 13, ASM357664v1 genomic interval ATATAACACCCCATCCTGTTCCCATTAGAGTAGGTATCAAAGATCCTTGCGAGATTGGAAAGAAATTTTCATCTCTACGAATGGAAAATCTTATTGTTAGTTCTAACGAAAATGGGATGGGGTGAATTTCAAGAATCACTGAATGGGACAAGCCtctgttgttattattattgttattgttgttgttattattagggaagtaataatatttttttcattttattaattaatatgaaataGTGACTTCGGTCCATAATTGTTGATGCCAACATTAGTAGTCctctatttgtattttattttataaggcGGTTGTTTTGATCCCTCACCAATGCAAATAGAAAAATCACTAATTGTATTCTAATGAGAGGTTTAAAGCTTATTATTAGACAATATAGggacaaaattgtaatttacaattataaacTATTAAAGTCTTTGTTAATAGGTTGAGGAACCAAAaccatcaaaattattattttctgagaggaaaaaaaaaacaaaaaacaaagacaaAAGATTGCCATCTTGGTGAAGATCGGAGGGTGGATAATACTCATATCAATAACTGAGGGCtgaaattactattttttatttaaaaaataaaatattgacaaaaaactGTTAttttccaataataataataatgatgataataataagcCATATATTTAGTGGATACTGATCTTGCTGGATCCAGccttaaataaagaaataaaaaattagccTACACTAGATCCTTAAAACACCGAGTATTGGATAATCTGAACAGTACGGTTATTggattttgtcttttgtctcaATCATGCCCAAAAGTATCTGATTTGCATGctcttattttaattgtaagACGATCTTTCCTAACTAAATGATGTCAATTGGCGTCAGTGTTGACCCACCAAGTTTCATTAAACTACTAAAGATTTGTTAATCCGATAATGACATTCCAAATTTCTATCACATTATATGCTTCTTTCTTGGGTTTtacttaaaattattattatattaaaaaagatGTTGGTCCATTATATTgaagtcttttttatttttgagtgcAAGTTGAAGGCAGTGGATGTCTGTTAAGCTTGGCCATTACTTTTTGTGTCCTTTCCATTTGGTGTTTTACTAAGAATCTTCCTTTGCCTACCCATGGACAACCTGTTTTCCTGGTTCCCACAATGACTGTCTGCATATTTAACCCCCCAAAACACTCCCAATTTTTATGCCTTTCTAACACTTAACTTGCTGCCATTCTTGGAACCCATTCTTTCAAACGTTTAGCTACAAACTTTGTGTTTTCTTTGACCCTATGCATAGGAGAGGCAGAAGAGCCAAGCGCTCTGAGGTTTGTAAATTTCTGTTCTTTTAGTACTGTAACCTACGTATAGTATAGTTTGTGTCTGTTTAGGATTGATTCAAAGGCTGCAATTTCTTTGAATTGCTTGCAGGCCTTCTGGCCATCCATTGTGATGAAGAAATGGCTTAACATACAGCCTAAGGTGTATGATTTTAGTGAAGATGAGGTTGACACTGAGAGTGAAGATGATGGTATGCAACAATTTTcattcatctctctctctctctgtctgcTATGGAAGTAaagttttcttgattttctttccttttgtaTGTATAATCTGCAGCTTGCTCTGTGAAAGACGAGAGGGTGCATGAAGATCATGGCCATGGTGGAGGGGAGGAGAAGCCTTCTGACTGCTTCTCAGACCAAACTTGTGGGAAACCTTCCACGGAATATTCGCTGAGGCACCGGAGAGGGAAATCTGAAACTCTGCGTGTTCAGTACATAAACACAAAAGATGTGAGGTTTGGGAGGATTTAATATTTGTGTTTTGGGATTAGTTTCTTCTTGAATTTTAATGGTTTTCGACGAGGGAGGCCTAATTCTTGGATTGTGCAGAGTCACGGTGGGCACGTGGAACGTTGCTGGGAGGGTCCCGAGTGATGATCTCGAGATTGATGACTGGATTTGTATGCAAGAAGCTGCAGATGTTTATATCCTAGGGTGAGTTTATGAGACAATCCCTTAGTCAAgtggtgctggacttggtctTTACTGGTCTCCACCGACAATAATGTTGCTGTCATATGATGTTTGAGGTTTATATGTGTTGATTTATGGTTATGCAGGTTCCAAGAGGTGGTGCCTCTGAGTGCTGGGAATGTGCTGGGAGCTGAGAACAGAAGGCCAATTCAGAAATGGGAAGCCATAATTCGCAGAACACTGAACAAGACTTCTGAGCCTGAAGACCCTAAGGTCAAGAGCTACAGCGCTCCTCCATCGCCCGTGCTCCGGACTTCTTCTGCTTCTGATATTATAGCCGATGCAATTGATGCTCCCGTCTTGGACGCCATGTCAGACGAGTCGATAGACCCTACTTGCATCTCTGCTAGTGCCCCAGCACCAATGAATCTCAGCTTGAAGAGAGTTTATGGGATTGGCAGCGAGGTTCGATTGGATTGGCCCGAACGCCCCCTGGATGCTGCTGCAGTGACACAAGCTCTTTCGTCGAGCTTCAAGCTTCGAAGGGTCCTGAGCAGCTCTGCCCGGTTTGGGTTCGAAAGTGTGGACAATTCTCAGTGCTTCGGGGCTCGTGGATTAGTCGGTGGGGGGCTAAAACGAGGCCACCGTAGCTCTGGAAACTTGGGATTGATGTGGATGCCTAAACCTCAATTACAACTTCAACAAGATCATCCTGTAGAAGAAGTTGATTTTCTTTCTGACAGCAGCTCTGATGAGTTCTCTGATGAGGAGGGAGACTCTTTCATGGAATTCCCAGAGGTCCACAAAGAAACTTTTCCTGTTAAGGTTGTAAAGAAATCACATCCCAAGTATGTTCGTATTGTGAGTAAGCAGATGGTTGGGATTTATGTTTCGGTTTGGGTACGAAGAAGGCTAAGAAGGCACATAAACAACCTGAAAGTCTCTCCTGTTGGAGTTGGATTGATGGGATACATGGGGAATAAGGTAttccttaattattaattctttaaggattttgttgtgtttttttttttaaaggaaagtTAAACCTTAGATTAACAGAAGAGTGTAATTGCAGGGATCTGTTTCAGTGAGCATGTCTGTTTTCCAATCACAGCTATGCTTTGTTTGCTCCCATTTGACATCTGGGCAGAAGGATGGAGCTGAGCATAGGAGAAACGCCGATGTGAACGAAATTCTAAGGCGAACGAGTTTCTCATCCGTGTTCGATGCAGAAGCTGCTGATAATCCTCTAACGATCCCCTCTCACGAGTAAGTAAACGCGTTTGATCAATCCTAGAATGCAAGTTTTTGTTCACAACATAACATATGACCTGGTTGTTTCATTTCAAAACACAGTCAGATATTCTGGTTTGGAGATCTGAACTACAGAATCAGCCTGGCAGATAGTGAAGTGAGAAAGCTCGTTTCTCGAAAGCAGTGGGACGAACTCCTCGATCACGATCAGCTGAGCAAGGAGCTCAGAAGTGGGCATGTTTTCGAGGGCTGGAAAGAAGGAGCCATCAACTTTGCACCAACTTACAAATATGAGTTCAACTCTGACAGATACATCGGGGAAATCCCGCGAGAAGGGGAGAAGAAGAGATCCCCAGCATGGTAAGCCATTAATGTTTGTTAGGTTTGCAGAGATTAAGGATGTTACAAAACTTCAGATAAACATCAAAGGTTTTTGATATATATGATACtgcaatgtaatagagtcagtagtattaaaaaaaaaattaatgttgcaGGTGTGATCGAATATTATGGTTGGGGAAAGGCATAAAACAGCTGTTTTACAAAAGGGCAGACATAAGATTATCAGACCATAGACCTGTGAGTTCTATGTTCACAGTCGAAGTCGAAATCTTTAACCAACGAAAGCTCCAACGCGCCCTCAACGTCAAAGCTGCAGCCATACATCCTGATATTTTGCTTCTTGATCAGATTTAACATATATAATGCTATAGGTGAAGCTTCAAAACATAATCTCAGAATCACCTATCAAGAACTTCATGTCTGAAATACTTAtgttttttgtcttttaatttgcaGATGATTACCAGGTTTGCTGAGTTATCTTTTTGCAGATCTGAACTAGATTGGATTAAGGTTGTTTGACTGGGATAATGCTCCAACTTTTGGTTAAATCAAACCTAGTCCAATAGtttgcaatatttttttattgttttttttttttttggaatctATAAAAGTTTGTGAGGCAAAAGAGGGACcataaattcattaaatttTGTCATGCTCCTCCTTTTGGAGTGTATCAGAGAAAAGATGGATAAAAAGATGTCTGTAATACTGTAAATTAGTACTAACTGTGTATGGAAGTgtg includes:
- the LOC116002392 gene encoding type I inositol polyphosphate 5-phosphatase 2 isoform X1 gives rise to the protein MHRRGRRAKRSEAFWPSIVMKKWLNIQPKVYDFSEDEVDTESEDDACSVKDERVHEDHGHGGGEEKPSDCFSDQTCGKPSTEYSLRHRRGKSETLRVQYINTKDVRVTVGTWNVAGRVPSDDLEIDDWICMQEAADVYILGFQEVVPLSAGNVLGAENRRPIQKWEAIIRRTLNKTSEPEDPKVKSYSAPPSPVLRTSSASDIIADAIDAPVLDAMSDESIDPTCISASAPAPMNLSLKRVYGIGSEVRLDWPERPLDAAAVTQALSSSFKLRRVLSSSARFGFESVDNSQCFGARGLVGGGLKRGHRSSGNLGLMWMPKPQLQLQQDHPVEEVDFLSDSSSDEFSDEEGDSFMEFPEVHKETFPVKVVKKSHPKYVRIVSKQMVGIYVSVWVRRRLRRHINNLKVSPVGVGLMGYMGNKGSVSVSMSVFQSQLCFVCSHLTSGQKDGAEHRRNADVNEILRRTSFSSVFDAEAADNPLTIPSHDQIFWFGDLNYRISLADSEVRKLVSRKQWDELLDHDQLSKELRSGHVFEGWKEGAINFAPTYKYEFNSDRYIGEIPREGEKKRSPAWCDRILWLGKGIKQLFYKRADIRLSDHRPVSSMFTVEVEIFNQRKLQRALNVKAAAIHPDILLLDQI
- the LOC116002392 gene encoding type I inositol polyphosphate 5-phosphatase 2 isoform X2, encoding MVFDEGGLILGLCRVTVGTWNVAGRVPSDDLEIDDWICMQEAADVYILGFQEVVPLSAGNVLGAENRRPIQKWEAIIRRTLNKTSEPEDPKVKSYSAPPSPVLRTSSASDIIADAIDAPVLDAMSDESIDPTCISASAPAPMNLSLKRVYGIGSEVRLDWPERPLDAAAVTQALSSSFKLRRVLSSSARFGFESVDNSQCFGARGLVGGGLKRGHRSSGNLGLMWMPKPQLQLQQDHPVEEVDFLSDSSSDEFSDEEGDSFMEFPEVHKETFPVKVVKKSHPKYVRIVSKQMVGIYVSVWVRRRLRRHINNLKVSPVGVGLMGYMGNKGSVSVSMSVFQSQLCFVCSHLTSGQKDGAEHRRNADVNEILRRTSFSSVFDAEAADNPLTIPSHDQIFWFGDLNYRISLADSEVRKLVSRKQWDELLDHDQLSKELRSGHVFEGWKEGAINFAPTYKYEFNSDRYIGEIPREGEKKRSPAWCDRILWLGKGIKQLFYKRADIRLSDHRPVSSMFTVEVEIFNQRKLQRALNVKAAAIHPDILLLDQI